GCGGGCTTGCCCCGGCTGGAGTCGCTGGAGCTGTACGCGGATGATGAGGTGCGCTTCACGGATGCGCCTGTGCTGCTGACGCTTCCGTCGCTGAAACGGCTGGTGGTGAACAGCACGTTGGTGGAAGGCTACGCGGCCATCCAAGCCCAGCTCACGGCTGCCGGGGTAGAAGTAGCGTAATAAGCCTGCTTTAGCTGCTGTAGAAAACCCGCTAGAAGCTCCAAAATTCACCACTCCTCTGTTATGCCCCGCGTTAAAGTTCAACTGCCTGATACCTTCCTCTTCACCACGGAAATACCCGTGCGCATCACCGACCTCAACTACGGCGCCCACCTCGGCAACGACGCCCTGCTCAGCATTCTGCACGAAGCGCGGGTGCAGTTTCTGAACTACGTGGGCCGCCCTGAGTTCAACCCCGCCACCAAGCAGGGTCACATCATGGCCGATGTAGCCATTGAGTACAAAGGCGAGGGGTTTTACGGCGACACGCTCCGCATCCAAATGGCCGCCGACGACCTCAGCAAGTACGGCTTCGACATCGTATACCGGGTTACGAACCAGCACGGCCAGGAGGTAGCCCGCGCCAAAACCGGTATGCTCGGTTTCGACTACAACACCCGCAAGCTGCTACCCCTGACTGAAGAAGCCACCCGACGCCTGCGCGGGGAGTTGGGCTAAAAAAGCGGCAAAAGCAAAGCCGCAGTTAATTTCTGATTGACTTCCGCTCGATACGACGAATCTAGTTCCCCCAACTCTCCTTTTGCTAGCCGCGCTTCAATAGTTGCCAGCTTATCGGTGCAAATGAATGATGCAACGCGTAAGCCATTGATTGCTGAAGGTTGAACCAGCACATCAGACGAACGTGGAAACTGCACCTGGGATGAAATAAAAGCTACTGTAATATCAGCCGGCCGAATAGCTAGCACTAATGCTGGCCGCAGCTTATGGCCACTCAAGTCAGTGAAAGGAAACGGCAGCACTACAATGGTTCCTGGCTTCACTGATAGCGCACTTTAAGGTCATCAAGAGTATAGATGTCTTCAGCCGGGTCATGTAGAAAAGCAAAAACCGGCGAATTTTCCACATAAGCAGCTATCTGCTGTGTCAGAAGTTTGTCATCTTCCTCGTCATCAGTTTCTGATGTGGATGGGGAAGGCCGTCGGCGTTTTAGAAGAGGAACAGATACTTGCTCAAGCGGCTCCGTGATGACAATACTATTGGGTCTGCTGCGCTGCATCAGAAACGCGGCGAAATCCAGAATCTCAGCCGCTTTTTCCTCTGGTAGCTGCTCCAGCAGCTGCACCGTTTGGTCGATAATTTCCTGCTTGGACATCGGGTCAGAAAGTCGAAGAATACGTCTACCAAAGTACTAATCGGCGGGAATAGTTCGTGCTACTTTCCTGGAACCCAGCCGCCTCAGATGGTGTATCTTTGCAGCTATGATGATTGATTTGCCCGTAGTTTCGAAGCGCGACATCCGCAAACTCACCCCCGACGAGCTGAAGGCCTTTCTGGTAGAGCACGGCGAGAAGCCGTTCCGGGCCAAGCAGGTGCTGGAGTGGCTGTGGAAAAACACGGCCGGCTCGTTTGAGGAGATGAACAACCTTAGCCTCGCCACGCGCGAGTTGCTGGCCCGGCACTTCGTTATCAACTCGGTGCAGGTGCAAAACCAGCAGCTCAGCTCCGATGGCACTATCAAGTCGGCCTTCCGCCTGCACGACGGCAACGTGGTGGAGGGCGTGCTCATCCCCCACGATACGCGCATGACGGCCTGCATCAGCTCCCAGGTGGGCTGCTCGCTCACGTGTAAGTTTTGCGCCACCGGCTACATGGAGCGTAAGCGCAACCTCGACGCCGCCGAAATCTACGACCAGGTGGTGCGCATCCGGGAACAGTGCGAGGCCCAGTACGGCACGCCCCTCACCAACATCGTGTACATGGGCATGGGCGAGCCCCTGCTCAACTACGCCAACGTGGTGAAAAGCATTGAGCGCATCACCGCCCCCGACGGCCTGAACATGGCCCCGCGCCGCATCACCGTCAGCACCGCCGGCATTGCCAAGATGATCAAGAAGCTGGCCGACGACGACGTGAAGGCCAACCTGGCCCTGAGCCTGCACGCCCCCAACGACGCCAAGCGCAACGAAATCATGCCCATCAACGAAGCCAACTCCCTGGCCTCCTTGAAGGACGCGCTGAAGCACTACCACCAGCTCACCGGCCGCAAAGTCACCTACGAGTACATCGTATTCGAGAACTTCAACGACACGCTGCAAGACGCCGAGGAGCTGTACCAGATTACCAAGTGGATTCCCTGCAAAGTCAACCTCATCGAGTACAACCCGATTGAGGCGGCTTCTTACCGCAACACCGCCGACGACAAGCTCATGGCCTTCCACAAGTACCTGGCCGACCGGGGCGTGCAAACCAACGTGCGCCGCTCCCGCGGCAAAGACATCGACGCCGCCTGCGGGCAGCTGGCCGTGAAGGAAAAGCCGGCGGCGTAGCCAAGCGAAAAGCGTATACACCGAAACGCCCTGCGGCTGTGCCGCGGGGCGTTGTGCTTGAAACAGTAACTGCTACTCAGCGTGCAGGCTCGCCGAAGCGGAAGGTAAAGTCGATGTAGACCGGAATGATGTAGGTGGAAACGGCGCCATCGCCTTCGTAGGGCAGCACGTAAGCGGCGGCCAAGCCCAGGCTGGTGCGGCGCCAATTGATTTTGGCTCCGTACAGCCCAAACACCCCCGCTTCACGGTCGGCAATCAGATAGTTTTCACTGAGCAGCGACACGCGCCGCGACACGCGCGTTTGGCCGCCCAGCTGCACAACGGGGGTGCTGCCCACCGTGCCGCTCACGAAGCCGTAGCCCAAGCCAAGCGTAACGTTGTTGTCGGCCGTGCCGCGGGTGAAGTTGCCGTAGAAGATGCCGGCACTTTCGCCCCCGGCGCGCACGTACAGCAGGCCGCCGCCCACGTGAGCGTTTTCACTGAGTTGCCCCGATACTTTGGGGGTGAAGGCAATGAACTGGTCGGTGAGCGGCACACCCGGAACCAGCGACGTAAGCAAGCCTACCGACACGTTATCGGTGAGGCCGTAATTGGCGCCGAGCAGAAACAGGTTGATTGACTGCAACGACCCTTCGCCGCGGCGCAGGTTGCGGGCCGTGGGCTGGAAGAACAGTCGGTTGCCGTTGCCGATGTCGAACCAGCTGGCCGGGCGGCGGGACAGCTCCGAGTTTAGCTCGTCGAGGCGCAGAATGTTGCTGCGTTCCACCTGCACTGTGCCCAGGTCCTTGGTCAGAAACGTCAGCTGCTGCGCCTGCCGCGCGGTTAGCTCCCCATCGAAGGTGGTGCCCTGGCGCAGGGTTACGCGGTAGCGGCGGCCCACCGAATCGGTGGCGGCGGGCGCGGTGCCCGTCCCCGGCTGGCTGGGGGCCGCCGCGCCCAGCTCCCGTATCCGGTCCTCTATGGTTTGACGGACGGCCGCCACTTCGGCCTTGGTGAAGGGCCGCAGCAGGGTGCGGCCGTCGCGCAGCTGGGTGTGCAGGGTAATGGTGCTGTCCGGCGCCAGGCTTTGCTCGAAGCGGGCCTGCTCGAAAAGGTCGACGGAATAATACGGGAACAGGCCGTAGGTAGCCTTTTCCTGGCGGTCGATGCTCTCACCCACTGCCGGGTGAACTGTAAGCGGACGGGTGGTAGGAGCCTGGGCCAGCGCCGGGCCACTGGCCAGGGCCAGCAGCAGCGATGCAACACACACAAAACGGGAGACGGACATGCACGCAACGGGTTAGAATACGCTTCAAAGAGTACGCCGTCAAACCTAATGGTTGTATGCACTACCTGCTCTTTCCGGCCGCGTAATAAGATGCCGGAATAGGACTTCAGAAACGAGCAGCAAGGGCCCGAGAGTAAAGCGGCTACCCTCGCCGGGAGTGCGCAGAGCACACCTGACGAGGGTAGCAGATAAAAAACTTCAGACTTTTCAGCTCCGCCAGCGGCCCTCGGCGCGGGGGCGGCCGGTGCTGATTTCTTCTTTGCTTTCGCCCTCCGGCACCTCGCGGGTTTCGATGCGCACGGCGTGGGCTTTGGGCTGCACCTTCTGGCCGAAGGCATCGGCAAACTCCTGGGTGAACTCGGCGCCGAAGAAGATAATCAGCGAAGAGTAGTTTACCCACAGCAGCAGCACAATGGCCGAGCCCGCCGCCCCAAACGCCGAACCGGGGTTGGCCTGAGCAATGTAGATGGCAATCAGATACTTACCCAACACAAACAGCAGCGCCGTAATGAATGCCCCAACCCCAACATCGCGCCAACGGATAACGGCGTCGGGCAGGAAGCGGTAAATCATGGCGAAGAGCGTGGTAGTGATGCCAATGGACAAGCCCAGGTCGATGAGGCGGATAAAAAACACGGCCAGATCGGGCAGGAGCCGTTGCAGGTAGCCGGTAAACACGCTGAGCAAGGCGCTGACCACAAACGAAATCAGCAGCAGCAAGGCCACGCTCAGAATCAGGCCAAACGACAGAAACCGGTCGCGGACAAACTGCCAGGCGCTGCTGCGGGGCTTCACGCGCAGGTTCCAGATGTCGTTGATGCTTTCTTGCAGGGTCACGAAGAACGTGGTGGCCGCAAACACCAGTGTGCCAATGCCGATAAAGGAAGCCACGCCGCCCCGCTGCTGCTTGTTGAATTCGTTGATGCTGTCCTGCATAAACTTGGCCGAGTCTTCGCCCACCAGCCCTTTCATCTGGGTAAATACCTGGCCCGACACGGCATCGGCATCCCAGATGGTGCTGGCGGCCGTGATGACGATGAGCAGCAGGGGGGGCAGGGAGAAGATGGTGTAGTAGGACAGCGCCGCCGCGTGGCGAAACGAGTTGTTGACCATGAACTCGGCGGCGGTGGTTTTGAGGATATTAACAATATCCGAAAAGCGGTAGTGTGCGGCCATAAGGCTGATATATCGGGAAGGAAGACGGGGATACTACGGAAGCTGAGGTGTTGGCGTTCGGTTGAGCCACCGCATGGGCCGCCGCGCCGTATAGTGAAGTAGCTCTGACCTCCAACCTCTTCTACGTATGCGTCTTGCTCTTCCCACTGCCTGCGCTGGTCTGCTACTCACGGGCCTCCTGGCGGCCTGCGGACCGGCCTCCACTTCCTCGCCCGACACCGTGGCGGCGCTGCCGGCCCCGCCCCTCGACACGGCCGCCTATCCCATGGCCGAGGGCTTCAACCAGGCCGGCTCCGACGCCCGCGCCCTGCACCTGGCCGACCGCGTGATGCGGCAGATGGGCGGCTACCCGGCCTGGCAGCAAACCCGCTTGCTGGGCTGGAGCTTCCTCGACGGCTCCTACCAGCTGTGGGATAAGTACACGGGCGACTTTCGCTGGCAGAAAGACAGCCTCGTAGCCGTATACAACCTCGATTCCCAGGAGGGCCGCGCGTATCGAGCCGGCCAGGACATTTCCGGCACCCAAGAGGGCCGCCAGCTGCTGGCCGACATGTACCCCACCTGGGTCAACAACTCGTGGTGGCTGGTGATGCCGTTCAAGCTCAAGGATGCCGGCGTGACGCTAACCTACAAAGGCACGGGCAAGTTCATGGACGGTACCCCGGCCGAGGTGCTGAGCATGACCTTTCAGAAAGTAGGCGTCACGCCCGAAAACCGCTACGACATCTTCATTAACCCGCGCACCAACCTGGTAGAGGAGTGGTCGTTCTACCGCAACGCCCAGGACGCGCAGCCCGCTTTCCACCGCCGCTGGGCCGACTACCGCCGCACCGGCCGCCTGCTGCTGGCCTCCGACCGCACCGACGGCAAAGACGGCCGCCGCCTCACCCACGTCGTCGCCCTGGATTCGGTACCGGCTAGTGTGATGCAGAGCCCCCGGCCCATACAACCGCTGTGATGCAGCGCGAAGCGGAGGCTTCGCGCTACTTCCGAAACTCCCAGGTCAGTGTCTCGATGGGGGCGTGGCGGAGGGCGGCGGCTAGCTCGGCATCGTCCTTGAACTGGAGCTGGCGCAGGATGGTGGCTTCCACGCTGACGGTGAACTGCTTTTCGCGGAAGGGCCAGGGGTGCACGGTAACGGGGCCGTTTGGCTGGGGCTGCACCACGTCGTAGCGTTGCCCGTCGGGGCCGGTGTAGATTTCGAGGGTACGGCCCATTTCGGGCAGCTCCTGCCGGCACAGAATGAGGCTGAGCCGGTCGGTCCAGTGCATGAGGTCGTAGTAGCGGGTGGCTTCTTTGCGGGTCAGCTTCAGCTCTTTCAGCCACCGCTTCTGGCAGGCCTGCTGCTCGTCGAGGAAGGCGTCGGTGGTTTTGTCCTGGCCGCGCAGGCTTTCGTAGAGCGTGCTCAGGTGCAGGCTGGTGAGCAGGCTGCGCCAGCGGCCCTGGAAGCGGGCGGCGCGCATCACGCCGGTGGCCTGCTCCAGCGAAAATTCCTTCATGGTGAAGTTAGCCGGCGCCCCGGCGGGCGTAATGCCGTAGTGCCCGTCCCAGTGCTGCTGCTCGTCGTCGTGCTGGGTAATGGCGGCCAGCGTGCCCACCCACCGGTCCGTTGGGGAGCCGTCAAACGGCTGCCAGTGCCAGGCCAGCTGGGCCGCGAGCAGGCCGTGAGCTTGCTGGTAGATAATCTGCCAGCCATCGGGCGTGTGGTTTACAATCATTGCGAGGCGAATTTCTCGCAGGCGTACGCAGGGGGTGGCGCAGGGTTCCGCAGGCCACTTGCCCGCTCACCCGGACACAAAAACGCCCCGCTGCAAATGGGAGCGGGGCATTTATAGCAGGAGGAAACTACAGCGGGGCCAGCTCCGGCTGAGGCGGTGCACCTGGCTGGGTGGGAAGCCGTGCGAGAAGCTCCCGGGCCGTGTCCGCCTTCAACCCTATTTCCACCCCATCCACCACAAACACGCCGTCGAGCTGAATGGAGATTCCCAGCACCGTTTCGCGCCGGGGCGGCGTGGTGCAGCTGATGCGGGCATAGGGAATCCGCAGCAACGTCTTGCCGAAAAACATTTTCTGCATAACCAGCTCCTGCGCGTCAAAGCCCAGATACAAGGTGCCGCTGTAGCTGGTAAGGCCAATCCGGGCCGAGCCGGCATCCATGCCGGTCATGGGTGTGGTACTGGCATAGGTTTGCTCCAGCTTGCTCCAGCCCGGCTGAAACGGATTCAGCACGAAGCCACCACTGAGCTTATACAGCCGCACACCGGCGTACAGCAGCGCGGCCTGCAACCCAAAAACAAGGAGCTTAACGGCCCATCCGGTTACGTCGGCTGAATTCATACGCGCTGCTGAAGTAAAGGCAAGTAGAACGCCAAAAGCAGCACCAATAGGGCGCGGCTATGCCACCGTGAGCTGCGCCGACACTTGCTGCTTCAGGTGCAGCAGCATATCGTCGGTCATGCGGTGCAGGTCGTACTGCGGCTGCCAGCCCCAGTCCTGGCGGGCCTGGCTGTCGTCGATGCTGGCGGGCCAGGAATTGGCAATCTGCTGGCGCGAGTCGGGGCGGTACGTGACCTGGAAGGCGGGGTAGTGGCGTTGGATGGAGCGGGTAATTTCGGCGGGGCTGAAGCTCATGGCGCCCAGGTTGTAGGAGCTGCGCACCCGAATCTGGTCTGCCGGGGCGTGCATCAGGTCCAGGGTAGCCTTCAGGGCGTCGGGCATGTACATCATGGGCAGGTAGGTGTCGTCCTGCAAAAAGCACTCGTAGGCCTGGCCCGCCACGGCTTTGTGGTAGATGTCGACGGCGTAATCGGTGGTGCCGCCGCCGGGCAAGCTCTTGTAGCCGATGAGGCCAGGGTAGCGCAGGCTGCGCACGTCGAGGCCGTGCCGGCGGAAGTACCACTCGCACCACTGCTCCCCGGCCAGCTTGCTGATGCCATACACCGTGTTGGGGTTCATAATGGTAAGCTGGGGTGTATGCTGGCGGGGCGTGTCGGGCCCGAACACGGCAATGCTGCTGGGCCAGTACACCTGCCGCACGCCCAGGTCTACGGCCGCGTCCAGCACAGTAAACAGCCCATCCATGTTCAGCTGCCACCCAAACTTGGGGTTCTTCTCGGCCGTGGCCGACAGCAGGGCCGCCAGATGGTACACCTGCGTGGGCCGGTACCGGCGCACTACTTCTTCCAGCCGCTGCTTGTCCAGCACATCCAGCAGCTCAAACGGACCGGCCTGCAAGGTTTCGGCGTCCTTAGGCGCGCGCACGTCGGCGGCTACTACGCGGGAGGCGCCGTAGAGCTGGCGCAGCTCGTGGGTCAGCTCCAGGCCAAGCTGGCCGCCGGCCCCAATAACCAGGATGGTGTCGCCGGTAGCAGTAGGAGCAGAAGTGCTGGATGTGTCCATGCGGGAGGTGGGAGGGTAGCAGTTGGGTGAGAGCAACAAATATACGGAGCCCAACCCCACACTCGGCGGTAACCCATGTAGCACACGCTTTAGCTTGTGCCGGATAGAAAAAGCAAGAGTGTGTTTTGGAATGTCGGAGTGGTACCTGTCATGCTGAGCCTGTCGAAGCATCTCTACCGCGGGCTAACTCCTGACGTCCGCTCAACGAACCGGGAGAGATGCTTCGTTGAGCGGACGCCAGATGAAGCATGACGGTTAGCCTCTAACGTCAGCTTGCTACATGCTTGGCTTCTCCTTCCTCCGGTTCGACAAGCTCGGCAAGAAGGCCTGCCAGCAGCATATCTTCCTAACCCACCAAGCCGCCGGCCTACTGTGTATCTTTACCGGAGCCTGCCGGCCTGGCCGCGGGCTGTGTATTCGTCTTGCCTCTCTTAGTATGAAATTGAAATCATCGTTTTTACTGCTGGCCGCGGCCCTGCTGCTAACGGCTGCTCCGGCACAAGCTCAGCGCAAAGCCAAAAACCAGTCTGCTCCGGCGGCTGCTTCCGCGGCCAGCCGCTTGCAGCCCTTGTTTGGCGGTCTGAGCCCCGAACAGGCAGCCCAGGTGGTAGGCGCCAAGTTCCTTGCCGACATCGAGCGAAGCTTTGCCTCGCGGGCTGAAGCCAGCCGCTTCTTCTCTATCAAAGGCTACGAGTATCTCCAGGAAAACCAGCCCGACACGGCCGCCTACCGCTTCAACCTGGCCTGGGTGCTCGACCCCAAGAACCCCGACGCCTACCGCGGCCTGGGCATCGTGGTCAGTAGCCGGCCCGGAGGCACTGATGAAGCCATCAGCCTGCTCAGCCGGGGCCTGGCCCTCGACCCCAAAAACGCCCTGCTGCTCAGCGACCTGGGCGCCAGCCACCTCATCCGCTACGACCAAAGCAAAAAGAAAAAGGACCTGACCACGGCCACCACCTTGCTGGGGCAGGCCGTAGCCCAGGATGCCACCAACGCTGTGGCCTGGGGGCAGCTGGCCCGCGCCCAGTACCTGCAAGAGCAGTACGCCCAGGCCTGGGAGTCGGTGCACAAGGCCCAGGCCATCAGCATGGCCGCCATCGACTTTGGCCTGCTCACGGAGCTGATGGCCAAGCTGCCCGACCCGCAAGGCAAGTTCAAATAAACCGGGCCCGGTGGGCGTTTGGGGGTAGTGCCCTGCTGGGGCTGGTGTGGGTGGGCAGTTTACGGTCGTTTCGCTTTTCTTCGGCGCCTGAAAGGGAAGGGGTTGGAGAAAGGTCCATCGGGTACGAAACCGACCACACAGGTAACACCCGCCGCGCCGGCCCCGTAAGCGGGGGCTTCATCCGTTGCCCTATCTGCCTTGACTTCTCGCTCGTTTCTTCTTGCTTTTTCCGTAGCCAGCCTGGGGCTGCTGCAATCCGCTCAGGCTCAGGGCGAAGGTCCGGAGCGCCGCCGGCGCCACTACAACGGCCAGGCCCGGCCCTACTACCGCGGCCCGGTGCGCTTTACCTTGGGCGGGGGCGTGGGCCTGTACAGCGGCGACCTAACCAGCGGCCTGACCAACCAGTTTCCGGGTGCTAGCCTGAGCCTGGGCCTGCTGTACCGGGTGCGCCCGCACTGGCAGGTGGGCGCCGAGGCGGCGTACTTTCAGATTGGCGCCAAAGACTACCTCGGGGCCGAGCGCGGCAACCAGGCCTTCCGGGGCCGCAACGGAGCGGGCGTAGCATTTCTGCGCTACGAGCCCCTGCACGATGAAGGCACCTTTGCCGACCCGCGCCGGGCAGCGGCTCTCATCAAGCCCTACCTGAAAGTAGGCGCTGGCTTCCTACTCTACAGCCCCAAGGCCTATATCGGCACCACCCGCCCCGAGCAAAGCACCACCTTCCTGCCTCCCGAGCGCCAGGACTATCCGGCCGTGGCCCTCGTAGCACCCGTGGGCGTGGGTCTGACGCTGCGCTTGTCGCGCAAGCTCAATGCTTCCCTGGAAGGCACCTACCACTTCACCACCACCGACCAGCTCGACGACATCAGCCCCGCCCTGGGCCGCTCCAGCTCCAACCTTAATGATGGCTACGGCCTGGCCGAGCTGAAGCTGGAATACGCCCCCTGGCGCCGGTAAGCGCTGACGGCGCAAGCGGCCCAGGGCTAAAGCCTTGGGCTACGTAGCAAATGCCATCAGGCCCTGACTAGCCCAGAGCTTTAGCCCTAGGCCGCTTGCCCAACAAA
This region of Hymenobacter sp. YIM 151500-1 genomic DNA includes:
- a CDS encoding thioesterase family protein, which codes for MPRVKVQLPDTFLFTTEIPVRITDLNYGAHLGNDALLSILHEARVQFLNYVGRPEFNPATKQGHIMADVAIEYKGEGFYGDTLRIQMAADDLSKYGFDIVYRVTNQHGQEVARAKTGMLGFDYNTRKLLPLTEEATRRLRGELG
- a CDS encoding type II toxin-antitoxin system PemK/MazF family toxin, with amino-acid sequence MKPGTIVVLPFPFTDLSGHKLRPALVLAIRPADITVAFISSQVQFPRSSDVLVQPSAINGLRVASFICTDKLATIEARLAKGELGELDSSYRAEVNQKLTAALLLPLF
- a CDS encoding DUF2281 domain-containing protein gives rise to the protein MSKQEIIDQTVQLLEQLPEEKAAEILDFAAFLMQRSRPNSIVITEPLEQVSVPLLKRRRPSPSTSETDDEEDDKLLTQQIAAYVENSPVFAFLHDPAEDIYTLDDLKVRYQ
- the rlmN gene encoding 23S rRNA (adenine(2503)-C(2))-methyltransferase RlmN → MIDLPVVSKRDIRKLTPDELKAFLVEHGEKPFRAKQVLEWLWKNTAGSFEEMNNLSLATRELLARHFVINSVQVQNQQLSSDGTIKSAFRLHDGNVVEGVLIPHDTRMTACISSQVGCSLTCKFCATGYMERKRNLDAAEIYDQVVRIREQCEAQYGTPLTNIVYMGMGEPLLNYANVVKSIERITAPDGLNMAPRRITVSTAGIAKMIKKLADDDVKANLALSLHAPNDAKRNEIMPINEANSLASLKDALKHYHQLTGRKVTYEYIVFENFNDTLQDAEELYQITKWIPCKVNLIEYNPIEAASYRNTADDKLMAFHKYLADRGVQTNVRRSRGKDIDAACGQLAVKEKPAA
- a CDS encoding YihY/virulence factor BrkB family protein; the protein is MAAHYRFSDIVNILKTTAAEFMVNNSFRHAAALSYYTIFSLPPLLLIVITAASTIWDADAVSGQVFTQMKGLVGEDSAKFMQDSINEFNKQQRGGVASFIGIGTLVFAATTFFVTLQESINDIWNLRVKPRSSAWQFVRDRFLSFGLILSVALLLLISFVVSALLSVFTGYLQRLLPDLAVFFIRLIDLGLSIGITTTLFAMIYRFLPDAVIRWRDVGVGAFITALLFVLGKYLIAIYIAQANPGSAFGAAGSAIVLLLWVNYSSLIIFFGAEFTQEFADAFGQKVQPKAHAVRIETREVPEGESKEEISTGRPRAEGRWRS
- a CDS encoding DUF3891 family protein; the protein is MIVNHTPDGWQIIYQQAHGLLAAQLAWHWQPFDGSPTDRWVGTLAAITQHDDEQQHWDGHYGITPAGAPANFTMKEFSLEQATGVMRAARFQGRWRSLLTSLHLSTLYESLRGQDKTTDAFLDEQQACQKRWLKELKLTRKEATRYYDLMHWTDRLSLILCRQELPEMGRTLEIYTGPDGQRYDVVQPQPNGPVTVHPWPFREKQFTVSVEATILRQLQFKDDAELAAALRHAPIETLTWEFRK
- a CDS encoding NAD-dependent epimerase/dehydratase family protein — translated: MDTSSTSAPTATGDTILVIGAGGQLGLELTHELRQLYGASRVVAADVRAPKDAETLQAGPFELLDVLDKQRLEEVVRRYRPTQVYHLAALLSATAEKNPKFGWQLNMDGLFTVLDAAVDLGVRQVYWPSSIAVFGPDTPRQHTPQLTIMNPNTVYGISKLAGEQWCEWYFRRHGLDVRSLRYPGLIGYKSLPGGGTTDYAVDIYHKAVAGQAYECFLQDDTYLPMMYMPDALKATLDLMHAPADQIRVRSSYNLGAMSFSPAEITRSIQRHYPAFQVTYRPDSRQQIANSWPASIDDSQARQDWGWQPQYDLHRMTDDMLLHLKQQVSAQLTVA
- a CDS encoding tetratricopeptide repeat protein; the protein is MKLKSSFLLLAAALLLTAAPAQAQRKAKNQSAPAAASAASRLQPLFGGLSPEQAAQVVGAKFLADIERSFASRAEASRFFSIKGYEYLQENQPDTAAYRFNLAWVLDPKNPDAYRGLGIVVSSRPGGTDEAISLLSRGLALDPKNALLLSDLGASHLIRYDQSKKKKDLTTATTLLGQAVAQDATNAVAWGQLARAQYLQEQYAQAWESVHKAQAISMAAIDFGLLTELMAKLPDPQGKFK